From the genome of Lotus japonicus ecotype B-129 chromosome 6, LjGifu_v1.2, one region includes:
- the LOC130725539 gene encoding uncharacterized protein LOC130725539, translating to MSLKTETPSPPFPRQPRKRGVVPPSTAEVIDLCDSDDDDDVKVLSFIPPKTPSTKRRKFERGESSKDAPFVCEICTDTKTTRDSFTITGCSHAYCSDCVSTYIGTKVEDNVTNIRCLCPVPGCSGQLEAENCRSILPVEVLDRWLMASCEAMIAASEKFYCPFPDCSALLVNDGKEKVRESECPNCRRLFCAQCKVPWHAEVTCDEFQKLGKDERGKEDMMLMKLAKDKRWKRCPHCKYYVAKISGCSFIRCRCGYSFNYDTHQFFSMNLRDWIFWNMQGGPAARDKELWVQRFAYNVDDSVWGTGEATCGGVLRDSFGHWLQGFCRRLGTSNPLLAELWGIRPALEVVCRESFTKLVIERDSAKAVAAITTSTSLVSPFLDMVGAIRRVIPQNVEVRFNLVLREANCGGYSI from the exons ATGAGTCTAAAAACAGAGACACCATCACCACCCTTCCCTCGCCAACCAAGAAAAAGAGGCGTCGTTCCCCCTTCCACCGCCGAGGTCATCGATCTCTGTGACTCCGACGACGACGACGACGTTAAGGTCCTCAGTTTCATACCTCCAAAAACCCCTTCCACCAAACGCAGAAAATTCGAAAGAGGAGAGAGTTCAAAGGACGCGCCGTTCGTCTGCGAAATCTGCACGGACACCAAAACGACTAGGGACTCCTTCACCATCACCGGTTGCTCCCATGCATATTGCTCCGACTGTGTTTCCACGTACATCGGAACCAAGGTTGAGGACAACGTGACCAACATCAGGTGCCTG TGCCCCGTTCCGGGATGCTCAGGCCAATTAGAGGCGGAGAATTGCCGTTCCATTCTCCCGGTGGAGGTGCTGGACCGGTGGCTGATGGCGTCGTGCGAGGCGATGATCGCGGCGTCGGAGAAATTCTATTGCCCCTTCCCGGACTGCTCTGCTCTGTTGGTGAATGACGGGAAGGAGAAGGTCAGGGAATCGGAGTGCCCCAATTGCAGGAGGTTGTTCTGCGCGCAGTGCAAGGTACCATGGCACGCGGAGGTCACGTGCGATGAGTTTCAGAAGCTGGGTAAGGATGAGAGGGGGAAGGAAGATATGATGCTGATGAAGCTTGCTAAAGATAAGAGGTGGAAGAGGTGCCCCCATTGCAAATACTATGTTGCCAAAATAAGTGGCTGCAGCTTCATTAGATGCAG GTGTGGATATAGCTTCAATTACG ATACCCACCAGTTCTTCTCCATGAATCTGCGCGACTGGATTTTCTGGAACATGCAGGGAGGACCTGCAGCACGAGATAAGGAGCTATGGGTGCAGCGTTTTGCA TATAATGTTGATGACTCGGTTTGGGGCACCGGTGAGGCGACGTGTGGCGGTGTTCTTAGGGACAGCTTTGGCCACTGGTTGCAGGGGTTTTGTAGGCGCCTTGGCACCTCTAACCCCCTTTTAGCTGAGCTATGGGGCATTCGTCCTGCGCTGGAGGTTGTGTGCCGGGAATCATTCACTAAGCTAGTGATAGAGAGAGATTCGGCGAAAGCTGTGGCGGCTATTACAACTTCGACGTCGTTGGTTAGTCCTTTCTTGGACATGGTGGGTGCTATTCGCCGTGTGATCCCGCAGAATGTGGAGGTTCGGTTCAACCTGGTTCTCCGTGAAGCCAACTGTGGCGGATATTCTATCTAA